A stretch of Planctomycetota bacterium DNA encodes these proteins:
- a CDS encoding Hsp20 family protein, producing MTTTAKREVTPAEQGEVTRSAVVYRPDTDIYETEDHVVVVADMPGVPPADVDVNLERRVLTIRGHVRRQAHDGYRRVHAEYGEGNYERVFTLSEEIDRDRIEASHKNGVLTLKMPKAESAKTRKITVKAP from the coding sequence ATGACGACCACGGCGAAACGCGAGGTCACGCCCGCAGAGCAGGGAGAGGTGACCCGCTCCGCGGTGGTCTACAGGCCCGATACCGACATCTACGAGACCGAGGACCATGTGGTCGTCGTCGCGGACATGCCGGGCGTCCCGCCCGCGGACGTTGACGTCAACCTGGAACGCCGCGTCCTGACTATCCGCGGTCATGTCCGTCGGCAGGCGCACGACGGTTATCGGCGCGTGCATGCCGAGTACGGCGAAGGCAATTACGAGCGCGTCTTCACCCTCTCCGAGGAGATCGACCGCGACCGTATCGAGGCCAGTCACAAGAATGGCGTTCTGACGCTGAAGATGCCGAAGGCGGAGTCGGCCAAGACCCGGAAGATCACGGTCAAGGCCCCCTGA
- a CDS encoding Hsp20 family protein yields MGRTGWDPFAEMRQLQAEMNRLFDNAGVFPAAQAYPPVNLWIGDNSVVVTAELPGLSAEDVELTIREDTLTISGERRLAEEAEHAGWHRRERPYGTFSRTMGLPFRVDPDQVQAKFDNGVLEVEMQRPEADRPRKIAINGK; encoded by the coding sequence ATGGGCCGCACCGGCTGGGATCCCTTCGCCGAGATGCGGCAGCTTCAAGCCGAAATGAACCGGCTCTTCGACAACGCCGGGGTGTTTCCCGCGGCGCAGGCCTATCCGCCGGTCAATCTCTGGATCGGAGACAACAGCGTGGTCGTGACGGCGGAGCTGCCGGGCCTCTCCGCCGAGGACGTGGAGCTCACCATCCGCGAGGACACGCTCACCATAAGCGGCGAGCGGCGCTTGGCGGAAGAAGCCGAACACGCTGGCTGGCATCGTCGCGAACGACCCTATGGCACCTTTTCGCGCACGATGGGCCTGCCGTTCCGGGTCGATCCGGACCAGGTCCAGGCGAAGTTCGACAACGGTGTGCTCGAGGTTGAGATGCAGCGCCCCGAGGCGGACCGTCCGCGCAAGATCGCGATCAACGGAAAGTAA
- a CDS encoding alpha,alpha-trehalose-phosphate synthase — MCKPEEPQDKLNAPHQTQREGTVSTGRKAADRLAPDEAELRFPASLAARGRAARSDGNASTSRLVIVSNRVADPDQDGQAGGLAVALDEIFRVRRGLWFGWSGQVRRDADGRPAKNRRAENVDLATLDLRPREYQDCYLGYANRCLWPILHYRTDLVEFRHSYAEAYQAVNRRFAEALVPLLREDDLIWVHDYHLIPLARELRRLGCRHRIGFFLHVPFPPKEVFSSLPGYDEILSALVAYDLLGFQTETDKACFLSTMESLAGARQDGHGQIDAFGQSVQVGVFPVGIDVDGFAELATSPKARHHVERLTGALQDRDLIIGVDRLDYTKGLSHRFAAYRSLLECVPEWRNKVSFLQIAPLSRQELGPYAITREELDRLSGEINGVFADLDWTPIRYHVKPLARSTLAALFRASRVGLVTPLRDGMNLVAKEFVAAQDPADPGVLVLSRFAGAAEGMKETLIVNPHDVDGTADAISQALTMPLDERLARHDALLQRLRKQDAQAWHRAFIDRLAAGKPASSAFPLEADAPAPITAALCSGSQPTFHRDRETSSNDQLLDQEYEA, encoded by the coding sequence ATGTGCAAACCGGAGGAACCACAAGACAAACTGAATGCACCTCACCAGACGCAGCGCGAAGGGACGGTTTCGACGGGAAGAAAGGCGGCCGATCGCCTCGCTCCCGATGAAGCCGAGCTCCGGTTCCCGGCGAGCCTCGCTGCGCGCGGCCGCGCGGCTCGGTCAGACGGCAACGCGTCGACCTCGCGTCTGGTCATCGTTTCCAACCGCGTGGCGGACCCTGACCAGGACGGGCAGGCTGGGGGCCTGGCCGTCGCACTGGACGAGATCTTCCGCGTGCGACGCGGCCTTTGGTTCGGATGGAGCGGTCAGGTTCGTCGAGACGCCGATGGCCGCCCTGCCAAGAATCGAAGGGCTGAGAATGTTGACCTCGCGACGCTCGATCTGAGGCCGCGGGAGTATCAGGACTGCTATCTCGGCTACGCCAACCGCTGCCTGTGGCCGATCCTTCACTATCGGACCGACCTGGTCGAGTTCCGGCACAGCTATGCCGAGGCCTACCAAGCCGTCAACCGGCGATTCGCGGAGGCTCTGGTCCCGTTGCTGCGAGAAGACGACCTCATCTGGGTCCACGACTATCACTTGATTCCGCTGGCGCGCGAGCTGCGCCGCTTGGGATGCCGGCACCGGATCGGCTTCTTCCTTCACGTTCCCTTCCCGCCGAAGGAAGTGTTCTCTTCTCTGCCCGGGTATGATGAGATTCTCAGCGCGCTCGTCGCCTACGATCTCCTCGGCTTCCAGACGGAGACGGACAAGGCGTGTTTCCTTTCAACCATGGAAAGCCTGGCGGGTGCGCGTCAAGACGGGCACGGCCAGATCGACGCGTTCGGCCAATCTGTCCAAGTCGGCGTCTTTCCGGTCGGCATCGACGTCGATGGTTTTGCCGAGCTGGCGACTTCACCGAAAGCGCGCCACCACGTGGAAAGGCTGACGGGCGCGCTGCAGGATCGCGACCTCATCATCGGGGTCGACCGCCTCGACTACACGAAAGGCTTGTCGCATCGCTTCGCCGCCTACCGAAGCCTTCTCGAGTGCGTTCCCGAGTGGCGAAACAAAGTATCGTTCTTGCAGATCGCGCCTTTGAGCCGCCAAGAGCTCGGCCCGTACGCCATCACGCGTGAGGAGCTGGACCGGCTCAGCGGCGAGATCAACGGGGTTTTCGCCGACCTCGACTGGACACCAATCCGCTACCACGTGAAGCCGCTCGCGCGATCCACGCTCGCGGCGTTGTTTCGTGCCAGCCGGGTCGGCCTCGTCACACCCTTGCGCGATGGGATGAATCTGGTCGCCAAGGAGTTCGTCGCCGCACAAGATCCGGCCGATCCCGGTGTCCTCGTCCTCTCGCGCTTTGCTGGCGCGGCTGAGGGGATGAAGGAAACGCTCATCGTCAACCCGCACGACGTGGACGGCACCGCCGACGCGATCAGCCAGGCCCTGACCATGCCGCTCGACGAGCGCCTGGCTCGGCATGACGCCCTGCTGCAGAGACTCCGGAAACAGGATGCGCAAGCCTGGCACCGCGCGTTCATAGACCGGCTCGCTGCCGGGAAGCCGGCATCTTCGGCCTTTCCCTTGGAAGCCGATGCCCCGGCGCCGATCACGGCAGCGCTCTGCAGCGGCTCGCAACCGACTTTTCATCGCGACAGGGAGACATCTTCCAATGACCAGCTCTTAGACCAGGAGTACGAAGCATGA
- a CDS encoding Hsp20 family protein has translation MQISDLIPWGRDRNEVARQQGDGDNPLLNLQRDINRVFDDFWSRFDRSVGVSNGLLSVTGPRTDVTETDEAVDVSVELPGMDEKDIDVSLSDDVLTIRGEKKAEREEKKKGYYLAERSYGSFYRSIPLPPGVDSGKAEAQFKKGVLTVTLPKTPEAQAKVRKIEVKAS, from the coding sequence ATGCAGATCAGTGATCTCATTCCCTGGGGCCGCGACCGCAATGAGGTCGCGCGGCAGCAAGGAGACGGCGACAATCCGCTGTTGAACCTGCAGCGGGATATCAACCGCGTCTTCGACGACTTCTGGAGCCGGTTCGACCGTTCCGTCGGCGTTTCCAACGGGCTGCTGTCGGTGACGGGCCCGCGCACCGACGTGACCGAGACCGACGAGGCTGTCGATGTCTCCGTCGAGCTCCCGGGTATGGACGAGAAGGATATCGATGTCAGCCTGAGCGATGACGTTCTCACCATCCGGGGCGAGAAGAAGGCGGAGCGGGAGGAGAAGAAGAAGGGCTATTACCTCGCTGAACGCAGCTACGGTTCGTTCTACCGGAGCATCCCCCTTCCGCCGGGCGTCGATTCCGGGAAGGCAGAAGCGCAGTTCAAGAAGGGCGTTCTGACGGTGACGCTGCCGAAGACGCCGGAGGCGCAGGCGAAGGTTCGGAAGATCGAGGTGAAGGCGTCGTGA